A genomic window from Planococcus rifietoensis includes:
- the fsa gene encoding fructose-6-phosphate aldolase, with amino-acid sequence MKFFIDTANFDEIKEAHAWGILSGVTTNPSLVAKEKDVSFHDRLKEIADLVDGSISGEVIALDSEGMIKEGRELAELAPNITVKLPMTPEGLKACAVLAGEGKKVNVTLIFSANQALLAARAGAAYVSPFLGRLDDIGHNGMDLIAQIAEIFAIHDIDSEIIAASIRHPQHVTEAALNGAHIGTMPMKVLEMMFKHPLTDKGIEAFLADWETRSVK; translated from the coding sequence ATGAAATTTTTCATTGATACAGCAAACTTCGACGAAATTAAAGAAGCGCACGCGTGGGGCATTCTGTCAGGCGTCACGACTAACCCATCGCTTGTCGCAAAAGAAAAAGATGTCTCGTTCCACGACCGTCTGAAAGAAATCGCCGACCTTGTCGACGGATCGATCAGCGGAGAAGTCATCGCACTTGATTCAGAAGGCATGATCAAAGAAGGCCGTGAATTGGCTGAACTTGCGCCAAACATCACAGTGAAATTGCCAATGACTCCGGAAGGCTTGAAAGCATGTGCGGTTCTTGCCGGCGAAGGCAAAAAAGTCAATGTTACCTTGATCTTCAGCGCCAACCAAGCGCTTCTTGCAGCACGCGCTGGAGCAGCATACGTTTCCCCATTCCTTGGGCGCCTTGACGACATCGGGCACAACGGCATGGATTTGATTGCACAGATTGCTGAAATTTTCGCAATCCACGACATCGATTCAGAAATCATCGCCGCTTCAATCCGCCATCCGCAACACGTGACGGAAGCAGCGCTAAATGGCGCGCACATCGGCACAATGCCGATGAAAGTGCTTGAAATGATGTTCAAGCACCCGTTGACGGATAAAGGCATTGAAGCATTCCTAGCCGATTGGGAAACCCGCTCTGTGAAATAA
- a CDS encoding class II fructose-bisphosphate aldolase, producing the protein MPLVSMKEMMIKGKKDGYAIGQFNLNNLEFTQAILQAAEEEKSPVICGVSEGAARYMGGFTTVVHMVKGLMHDYNITVPVAIHLDHGSSFEKCKEAIDAGFTSVMIDASHHPFEENIEITRKVVEYAHAKGVSVEAELGIVGGQEDDVIAEGVIYADPKECQTLVEQTGIDCLAPALGSVHGPYKGEPNLGFAEMEEISQLCDVPLVLHGGTGIPLKDVQRAVSLGTSKINVNTESQIAASKAIREKLASDADVYDPRKYLTPARDAIKATVIGKMRDFGSSQQANS; encoded by the coding sequence ATGCCATTAGTTTCGATGAAAGAAATGATGATAAAAGGTAAGAAGGACGGTTATGCCATCGGGCAATTTAACCTGAACAACCTGGAATTTACACAAGCGATCCTGCAGGCGGCGGAGGAAGAAAAATCCCCGGTCATTTGCGGTGTCTCAGAAGGTGCAGCACGCTATATGGGTGGATTCACGACTGTCGTACATATGGTGAAAGGCCTGATGCATGATTACAATATCACAGTTCCGGTCGCTATCCATTTAGATCATGGTTCCAGTTTTGAAAAATGCAAAGAAGCGATCGATGCAGGTTTCACATCAGTCATGATCGATGCATCGCATCATCCATTCGAAGAAAATATTGAAATTACGCGCAAAGTGGTTGAGTACGCTCACGCTAAAGGCGTTTCCGTGGAAGCGGAACTAGGAATAGTTGGCGGCCAGGAAGATGACGTGATTGCAGAAGGCGTCATCTACGCTGACCCGAAAGAATGTCAGACGCTTGTCGAACAGACAGGCATCGATTGCCTAGCGCCAGCGCTCGGCTCGGTCCACGGGCCATATAAAGGCGAACCAAACCTCGGATTTGCCGAAATGGAAGAAATTTCACAGCTTTGCGACGTGCCGCTTGTCTTGCACGGTGGAACAGGGATCCCGCTAAAAGACGTTCAACGTGCGGTTTCACTAGGTACATCGAAGATCAACGTCAATACGGAAAGCCAAATTGCCGCATCGAAAGCCATCCGCGAAAAATTGGCATCGGATGCAGACGTCTACGATCCACGTAAATACTTGACGCCGGCTCGCGATGCCATCAAAGCAACTGTTATCGGTAAAATGCGCGATTTCGGAAGTTCACAACAAGCAAATTCATAA
- a CDS encoding response regulator, with protein sequence MRKILIVDDQQGIRLLLKEVFEREGYETLIAGSGKEALELTEETCPDMVLMDMKMPGMDGIELLKRLKKRRHDCKVIMMTAYGEMGVIEESMNWGVVRYFTKPFDVFELRDAVRELIGD encoded by the coding sequence GTGAGAAAGATTCTAATAGTAGATGATCAACAAGGCATCCGCCTGTTATTGAAAGAAGTATTCGAGCGGGAAGGATACGAGACCTTGATTGCCGGGAGCGGAAAAGAAGCATTGGAACTGACGGAAGAAACGTGTCCCGATATGGTGCTGATGGATATGAAGATGCCGGGCATGGATGGCATCGAATTGCTGAAGCGGCTAAAGAAGCGGCGGCATGATTGCAAAGTGATCATGATGACGGCTTACGGCGAAATGGGCGTGATTGAAGAGTCGATGAATTGGGGAGTGGTGCGTTATTTCACCAAACCCTTCGATGTTTTCGAATTGCGCGATGCCGTCCGCGAGCTGATTGGCGATTAA
- a CDS encoding DUF2529 family protein: protein MKILTTQLTGLFQRLAKEEEAIEDTARLLTQAIIGEGRIHLAAFGELEAVTASALNGPETLESAVRYDPTADLSTADRVWILARKDEGDSLADELAGRAIPFAMLTAESHGNETADVFLSMNIDKGLLPGEAGGRIMIPHGLGALYVYHAVKLTIDEMLTD, encoded by the coding sequence TTGAAAATATTGACGACACAATTGACTGGACTGTTCCAACGCCTCGCTAAGGAAGAAGAGGCCATCGAAGATACAGCCCGGCTTCTCACCCAAGCAATCATTGGCGAAGGCCGCATCCATCTGGCTGCTTTTGGCGAACTCGAAGCTGTCACAGCCAGTGCTTTGAACGGCCCTGAAACGCTCGAATCAGCGGTTCGCTACGACCCAACTGCTGACTTGTCGACGGCAGACCGGGTGTGGATCCTAGCCAGAAAAGACGAAGGCGACTCATTGGCCGATGAGTTAGCCGGGCGCGCCATTCCGTTTGCGATGCTGACAGCCGAAAGCCACGGCAATGAAACAGCGGACGTCTTTCTCTCCATGAACATCGACAAGGGCTTGCTGCCGGGCGAAGCCGGCGGGCGCATCATGATTCCCCACGGGCTCGGCGCTTTGTACGTGTATCATGCAGTCAAGTTAACAATCGATGAAATGCTCACAGATTGA
- a CDS encoding CTP synthase — translation MTKYIFVTGGVVSSLGKGITAASLGRLLKNRGLSVTIQKFDPYINIDPGTMSPYQHGEVFVTDDGAETDLDLGHYERFIDINLNKYSNVTTGKVYSTVIQKERRGDYLGGTVQVIPHITNEIKDRLLRAAKTAQADVVITEIGGTVGDIESLPFLEAIRQMRSDLGREEVMYIHCTLIPYLGAAKEMKTKPTQHSVKELRSLGIQPNLIVVRTEYPVPQDMKDKIALFCDIKSEEVIESRDVDVIYEMPLRLQEQHMDQIVLDHFGIEAPEADMTEWNELVEKVKSLKKSVKIGLVGKYVELQDAYISVVESLKHAGFAFDSDIEVDWINAEHVNAENVAETLKDCDGILVPGGFGDRGVEGKVLATQYARENKVPFFGICLGMQLASVEYARNIMNLDGAHSSELDPKTLYPVIDLLPEQKDIEDLGGTLRLGLYPAKLDKTSKAYEAYGEELVYERHRHRYEFNNEFREQFEKAGFKFTGTSPDGRLVEIIEVADHPWFVACQFHPEFISRPNRPQPLFREFVRASLDNQ, via the coding sequence ATGACAAAGTATATATTCGTAACAGGTGGAGTGGTTTCATCATTAGGCAAAGGGATCACGGCAGCTTCTCTTGGGCGCCTTCTGAAAAACCGCGGCCTTAGCGTCACGATTCAAAAATTCGATCCATATATCAATATTGACCCAGGTACGATGAGTCCTTACCAGCATGGGGAAGTATTCGTGACCGACGACGGCGCGGAAACGGATTTGGACCTTGGCCACTATGAGCGCTTTATCGACATCAACTTGAACAAATATTCGAACGTGACAACAGGGAAAGTCTACTCGACGGTCATTCAGAAAGAACGCCGCGGCGATTATTTGGGCGGCACTGTCCAAGTCATCCCGCACATCACGAATGAAATCAAGGACCGCCTATTGCGCGCAGCGAAAACGGCTCAAGCCGATGTGGTTATCACGGAAATCGGCGGAACGGTCGGCGATATCGAGTCGCTGCCATTCCTAGAAGCGATCCGTCAAATGCGTTCGGACCTTGGCCGCGAGGAAGTCATGTATATCCACTGTACATTGATTCCTTACTTGGGCGCTGCAAAAGAAATGAAAACGAAACCGACACAACACAGCGTAAAAGAATTGCGCAGCCTCGGCATCCAGCCAAACTTGATCGTCGTGCGCACGGAATATCCAGTGCCTCAGGACATGAAAGATAAAATCGCATTGTTCTGCGACATCAAATCCGAAGAAGTCATCGAATCCCGCGATGTTGACGTCATCTATGAAATGCCGCTTCGTTTGCAGGAGCAGCATATGGACCAAATCGTCTTGGATCATTTCGGCATCGAAGCGCCAGAAGCGGACATGACCGAGTGGAACGAACTCGTTGAGAAAGTGAAATCCTTGAAGAAATCCGTTAAAATCGGCCTTGTCGGCAAATACGTGGAACTTCAAGATGCTTATATCTCCGTCGTGGAATCGTTGAAGCACGCCGGTTTCGCATTCGATTCAGATATTGAAGTCGATTGGATCAACGCAGAGCACGTCAACGCAGAAAATGTAGCTGAAACGCTCAAGGATTGCGACGGCATCCTTGTGCCGGGCGGATTCGGCGACCGCGGCGTAGAAGGAAAAGTCCTTGCAACGCAATACGCACGCGAAAATAAAGTGCCGTTCTTCGGCATCTGCCTCGGCATGCAACTTGCTTCTGTCGAGTATGCACGCAATATCATGAACTTAGACGGCGCACATTCGTCTGAACTCGACCCGAAAACTTTGTACCCGGTCATCGATTTGCTGCCGGAACAAAAAGACATCGAAGATTTGGGCGGCACATTGCGCCTTGGCTTGTACCCAGCGAAGCTCGACAAGACTTCGAAAGCGTATGAAGCATACGGAGAAGAGCTCGTTTACGAAAGACATCGCCATCGCTACGAGTTCAACAATGAATTCCGCGAACAGTTCGAAAAAGCCGGCTTCAAATTCACAGGCACGAGCCCGGATGGCCGCCTGGTTGAAATCATCGAAGTTGCCGATCACCCTTGGTTTGTCGCTTGCCAGTTCCACCCGGAATTCATCTCGCGCCCGAACCGCCCGCAGCCATTGTTCCGCGAGTTTGTTCGCGCATCTTTGGACAATCAGTAA
- the rpoE gene encoding DNA-directed RNA polymerase subunit delta, producing MNIRELTKEELLEESFVDLTYAILEETKETKTFSELVAELQQLIGLSEEEMKAHLAQYYTDMNIDGRFLILGENRWGLREWYPVEQIEEESAPTVKARKKKKSKSTDDDFDDMDLELEDELDFEDFGEDDGDVSSDDDDDDDDDDEVAVKAPVVDLDFDSTDDDDDVDEVEDVGVLVEDLDGNIIDEEDDEEEEEEEDGLK from the coding sequence ATGAACATCCGTGAATTAACGAAAGAAGAATTGCTAGAAGAGTCGTTCGTCGACTTAACATATGCCATTTTGGAAGAAACCAAAGAAACGAAAACTTTTTCAGAGCTAGTCGCTGAATTGCAGCAATTGATCGGCCTCTCCGAAGAAGAGATGAAAGCGCATCTTGCACAGTATTACACTGACATGAACATTGATGGCCGCTTCCTGATCCTTGGCGAAAACCGCTGGGGCCTTCGCGAGTGGTATCCGGTCGAGCAGATCGAAGAAGAATCTGCACCGACGGTCAAAGCCCGCAAGAAGAAGAAATCGAAATCGACGGACGATGACTTCGACGATATGGATCTCGAGTTGGAAGACGAACTGGACTTCGAAGATTTCGGCGAAGACGATGGCGATGTTTCTTCGGACGACGACGATGACGATGATGATGACGACGAAGTGGCTGTCAAAGCACCGGTCGTTGATCTTGATTTTGATTCGACAGATGATGACGACGATGTCGATGAAGTGGAAGATGTCGGCGTACTCGTAGAAGACCTTGATGGCAACATCATCGACGAAGAAGATGACGAAGAGGAAGAAGAAGAAGAGGATGGGCTGAAGTAG
- the icmF gene encoding fused isobutyryl-CoA mutase/GTPase IcmF: protein MATIQESTTYQPNHHIRFVTASALFDGHDASINIMRRILQANGVEVIHLGHNRSVEEVVNAAIQEDVQGIAISSYQGGHMEYFKYMYDLLQERGAGHIQIYGGGGGVILPREIRELEDYGIAGIFSPEDGRKKGLQGMIAEIVEKCDFSTAKEDVSLDEMSADNPVALANVITTAEEAHTRNLDTTELMKAVREKSKNTPVLGITGTGGAGKSSLTDELIRRFLTELPGKKIAILSIDPTKQKTGGALLGDRIRMNAIFNKRVFMRSLATRGSRTELSAAIGDVLDVVRAAGFDLIVVETSGIGQGDAEIAGISDASMYVMTSEFGAPTQLEKIDMIDYADLIVINKFERKGSEDARRQVQKQYQRSHLLWDKDLDDMPVYGTIASQFNDKGTNALFAALVGTLNEKCGTDWETSYEAFAKTQKENLIIPNDRRYYLREITETVRGYHAKSAEQASFARRLFQLEGAIEEVKNNAPNDALVDSLESLAAGVRDELTAESKRILNNWESLQSDYAGDELVTKVRDKELRTLLRTESLSGIKIPRVALPKFKDYGEILRWVYAENVPGAFPYTAGVFPFKRAGEDPKRQFAGEGTPERTNRRFHYLSKGDDAKRLSTAFDSVTLYGEDPDHRPDIYGKVGESGVSICTLEDMKKLYDGFDLCLPSTSVSMTINGPAPIILAMFMNTAIDQQVKKREEELGRTLTVEEFTEVREATLQVVRGTVQADILKEDQGQNTCIFSTEFALRMMGDIQQYFIDHKVRNYYSVSISGYHIAEAGANPISQLAFTLSNGFTYVEYYLSRGMNIDDFAPNLSFFFSNGLDPEYTVIGRVARRIWAVVMRDKYGANERSQKLKYHVQTSGRSLHAQEIDFNDIRTTLQALMALQDNCNSLHTNAYDEAITTPTEESVRRAMAIQMIITKEHGLSKNENPLQGAFVVEELTQLVEEAVLTEFDRIDDRGGVLGAMETQYQRGKIQEESMHYEMKKHTGELPIIGVNTYLNPNPQSDDDINAMEIARATQEEKEAQINNLRSFQERNPSDEALERLKRVAKTGGNIFEELMETVKVASLGQITTALYEVGGQYRRNM from the coding sequence ATGGCTACAATTCAAGAAAGCACGACGTACCAGCCGAATCATCATATCCGGTTTGTAACCGCGTCCGCTCTTTTTGACGGTCACGATGCATCGATCAATATTATGCGCCGGATTTTACAGGCGAACGGTGTAGAAGTCATTCATCTCGGGCACAACCGCTCGGTGGAAGAAGTTGTCAATGCAGCGATCCAGGAAGATGTCCAAGGAATCGCCATTTCGTCTTATCAAGGCGGCCACATGGAATACTTCAAATACATGTATGACCTGCTACAAGAACGTGGAGCTGGGCATATCCAAATTTACGGCGGTGGGGGCGGAGTTATCTTGCCGCGTGAAATCCGCGAGCTGGAAGATTACGGCATCGCCGGCATCTTCTCTCCTGAAGACGGGCGTAAAAAAGGATTGCAGGGCATGATCGCGGAAATCGTCGAGAAATGTGATTTTTCGACAGCGAAAGAAGATGTCTCGCTCGATGAGATGTCCGCTGACAATCCGGTAGCGCTGGCAAATGTCATCACAACCGCTGAAGAAGCGCACACGAGAAATCTCGACACAACCGAATTGATGAAAGCAGTACGTGAAAAATCGAAAAACACGCCGGTTCTAGGGATCACCGGAACAGGCGGAGCCGGGAAAAGCTCGTTGACGGATGAGTTGATCCGCCGCTTCTTGACGGAATTGCCGGGCAAGAAAATCGCCATTTTATCGATTGACCCGACGAAACAAAAAACCGGCGGCGCGCTGCTCGGTGACCGCATCCGCATGAACGCGATATTCAATAAGCGTGTCTTTATGCGCAGCCTCGCCACACGTGGGTCGAGAACTGAATTGTCCGCTGCAATCGGCGATGTGCTGGATGTCGTGAGAGCGGCAGGCTTCGATTTGATTGTCGTGGAAACGAGCGGCATCGGGCAAGGCGACGCTGAAATCGCAGGCATTTCCGATGCTTCGATGTACGTCATGACGAGTGAATTCGGTGCGCCGACACAGCTCGAGAAAATCGATATGATCGATTACGCCGACCTCATCGTCATTAATAAATTCGAGCGCAAAGGCTCAGAAGATGCACGCCGCCAAGTGCAGAAACAATACCAGCGCAGCCACTTATTATGGGACAAGGACCTGGACGATATGCCGGTATATGGCACCATCGCCAGCCAGTTCAACGATAAAGGGACGAATGCCTTATTTGCGGCACTCGTCGGCACCCTTAACGAAAAATGCGGCACCGATTGGGAAACGAGCTACGAGGCGTTCGCTAAAACACAAAAAGAAAACTTAATCATTCCAAATGACCGCCGTTATTACTTGCGGGAAATTACGGAAACAGTGCGCGGCTACCACGCGAAAAGCGCAGAGCAAGCTTCATTTGCCCGCCGCTTGTTCCAGCTGGAAGGCGCCATAGAAGAAGTTAAAAACAACGCGCCGAACGACGCACTGGTCGACTCGTTGGAATCACTTGCTGCAGGTGTGCGTGATGAATTAACCGCAGAGTCAAAACGAATTCTCAACAATTGGGAGTCCTTGCAGTCTGATTATGCAGGCGATGAACTTGTCACTAAAGTGCGCGATAAGGAACTGCGCACTTTGCTGCGGACTGAAAGCTTATCAGGCATTAAAATTCCAAGAGTGGCATTGCCGAAATTCAAGGATTACGGCGAAATCTTGCGTTGGGTCTATGCTGAAAACGTGCCGGGTGCATTCCCGTATACAGCTGGCGTATTTCCATTCAAACGCGCCGGCGAAGATCCAAAGCGCCAGTTCGCGGGAGAAGGAACTCCAGAACGCACGAACAGAAGATTCCATTATTTGTCAAAAGGTGACGACGCTAAACGCTTATCGACCGCTTTTGACTCGGTAACCTTGTATGGAGAAGACCCAGACCACCGTCCTGATATTTACGGGAAAGTCGGCGAATCGGGAGTTTCCATCTGTACGCTTGAAGACATGAAGAAATTGTACGACGGTTTTGATTTATGCTTGCCTTCAACATCTGTATCGATGACCATCAATGGGCCTGCACCAATTATTCTTGCCATGTTCATGAACACGGCAATCGACCAGCAAGTGAAAAAACGCGAAGAAGAACTTGGACGTACATTGACGGTCGAAGAATTTACGGAAGTTCGTGAAGCCACTTTGCAAGTCGTGCGCGGAACGGTCCAAGCGGATATCCTGAAAGAAGACCAAGGGCAGAACACGTGCATCTTCTCGACGGAATTCGCACTTCGCATGATGGGCGATATCCAGCAGTACTTTATCGACCACAAAGTGCGCAATTATTACTCCGTATCGATTTCCGGCTACCATATAGCAGAAGCAGGCGCGAACCCGATTTCCCAATTGGCGTTCACTTTGTCAAACGGCTTCACATACGTTGAGTATTATTTGAGCCGCGGCATGAACATCGATGATTTCGCACCGAACTTGTCGTTCTTCTTCTCGAACGGCCTCGATCCGGAATACACAGTCATCGGGCGAGTGGCACGCCGCATCTGGGCGGTTGTTATGCGCGATAAATACGGCGCCAACGAACGCAGCCAGAAACTGAAATACCACGTTCAGACCTCCGGCCGCAGCTTGCACGCACAGGAAATCGATTTTAACGATATCCGCACAACTTTGCAGGCACTCATGGCATTGCAGGATAACTGCAACTCGCTCCACACGAACGCTTATGATGAAGCGATCACGACGCCGACAGAAGAATCGGTGCGCCGTGCGATGGCCATCCAGATGATCATCACAAAAGAACATGGGTTATCAAAAAATGAAAATCCGTTGCAAGGTGCGTTTGTCGTCGAAGAATTGACTCAGCTGGTCGAAGAAGCTGTCTTGACGGAATTCGACCGCATCGATGACCGCGGCGGTGTTCTTGGCGCAATGGAAACACAATACCAACGCGGCAAAATCCAGGAAGAATCCATGCATTATGAAATGAAGAAGCATACCGGCGAATTGCCGATCATCGGGGTCAACACATACTTGAACCCGAACCCGCAATCGGACGATGACATCAATGCGATGGAAATTGCCCGTGCGACGCAAGAGGAAAAAGAAGCGCAAATCAACAATTTGCGTTCGTTCCAGGAGCGCAACCCATCAGATGAAGCCTTGGAACGCTTGAAGCGAGTTGCGAAAACCGGCGGCAATATTTTTGAAGAGCTCATGGAGACAGTCAAAGTCGCAAGCCTTGGCCAAATCACCACAGCACTTTACGAAGTAGGCGGCCAGTATCGCAGAAATATGTAA
- a CDS encoding TetR/AcrR family transcriptional regulator, with product MTKKREIQSSVKDESLIEKRREQMISGAVTLFKEKGFHRTTTREIAKAAGFSIGTLYEYIRTKEDVLYLVCDSIYDEVNARLDRLDLEEGSLETLVKALEQYYTLIDDMQDEFVVMYQESKSLPKDALRYVLNKELEMTALFERLLAKCAASGELSLSQKEIVLASHHLFVQGQMWAFRRWALDEYTIGEFIEMQTKFLLQGMAGEKITIQGA from the coding sequence ATGACAAAAAAGCGTGAAATTCAGTCCTCCGTGAAAGACGAAAGCCTGATTGAAAAGCGCCGTGAACAGATGATCAGCGGCGCTGTCACGCTTTTTAAAGAAAAGGGCTTTCACCGGACGACAACGAGGGAAATTGCAAAAGCAGCCGGTTTCAGCATCGGTACATTGTATGAATACATCCGCACAAAAGAAGACGTGCTCTATCTTGTGTGCGACTCAATCTACGACGAAGTCAACGCACGGCTTGACCGGTTGGATTTGGAGGAAGGATCGCTCGAGACGCTGGTCAAAGCACTCGAGCAATACTATACATTGATTGATGATATGCAGGATGAATTCGTCGTCATGTACCAGGAATCCAAATCCTTGCCCAAAGACGCGCTGCGTTATGTATTGAACAAGGAACTCGAAATGACGGCCTTGTTCGAACGGCTTCTGGCGAAATGCGCCGCGTCAGGGGAATTGTCCCTGTCGCAAAAAGAAATTGTTCTGGCCTCCCACCATTTGTTCGTACAAGGGCAGATGTGGGCGTTCAGGCGCTGGGCGCTGGATGAGTACACCATTGGGGAATTTATTGAAATGCAAACGAAGTTTCTGCTGCAGGGGATGGCAGGGGAAAAAATCACGATACAGGGGGCTTGA
- a CDS encoding acyl-CoA dehydrogenase: MNFQLSEEHKMIRKMVRDFAKNEVAPTAEQRDEEESFDMKIFHQMAELGLTGIPWPEEYGGIGSDYLAYCIAVEELSRVDGSVGVILSAHTSLAGWPVYTFGTEEQKQKYLRPMAEGTKVGAYGLTEPSAGSDAGSMKTSAKEDGDHYVLNGSKIFITNGGIADIYVVFAVTDPDSKHKGTTAFIVEKDFEGFSVGKKEKKLGIRSSPTTEIIFDNCRVPKENVLGELGQGFKIAMQTLDGGRNGIAAQAVGIAQGAMDAAVDYAKEREQFGKPIAANQGISFKLADMATSIEASRLLTYQAAWLESNKLSYSKESAMAKLMAGDTAMKVTTEAVQVFGGYGYTKDYPVERFMRDAKITQIYEGTQEVQRLVISRMVTK; this comes from the coding sequence ATGAACTTTCAACTATCTGAAGAACATAAAATGATCCGCAAAATGGTTCGCGACTTCGCGAAAAACGAGGTTGCTCCGACAGCAGAACAGCGCGACGAAGAAGAAAGCTTCGATATGAAAATCTTCCATCAAATGGCGGAACTCGGCCTGACAGGCATTCCCTGGCCGGAAGAATACGGCGGCATCGGTTCGGATTATTTGGCGTATTGCATCGCGGTTGAAGAATTGTCCCGCGTAGACGGTTCTGTCGGCGTTATTCTTTCTGCCCATACTTCACTTGCAGGATGGCCGGTCTATACATTCGGAACGGAAGAGCAAAAGCAAAAATACTTGCGCCCAATGGCAGAAGGCACAAAAGTCGGCGCTTACGGACTCACTGAACCATCTGCAGGGTCAGATGCAGGAAGCATGAAAACGAGCGCCAAAGAAGATGGCGATCACTACGTCTTGAACGGGTCGAAAATCTTCATCACAAACGGCGGCATCGCTGATATCTACGTCGTTTTCGCCGTGACTGACCCAGACTCAAAACATAAAGGCACAACAGCGTTCATCGTCGAGAAAGATTTCGAAGGCTTCTCTGTCGGCAAGAAAGAGAAAAAACTTGGGATTCGTTCGAGCCCGACAACTGAAATCATCTTCGACAACTGCCGTGTGCCGAAAGAAAACGTGCTCGGCGAACTTGGCCAAGGCTTTAAAATTGCTATGCAGACGCTTGATGGCGGACGCAACGGCATCGCAGCACAAGCTGTCGGCATCGCACAAGGCGCAATGGACGCAGCAGTCGACTACGCAAAAGAGCGTGAACAATTCGGCAAGCCAATCGCAGCGAACCAAGGGATTTCGTTCAAGCTTGCGGACATGGCGACATCGATCGAAGCATCACGCCTGTTGACGTATCAAGCGGCATGGCTTGAGTCGAATAAATTGTCCTACAGCAAAGAATCCGCCATGGCAAAATTGATGGCTGGCGATACAGCAATGAAAGTAACAACAGAAGCGGTTCAAGTCTTCGGCGGCTACGGCTACACGAAAGATTACCCGGTTGAGCGTTTCATGCGCGATGCGAAAATTACGCAAATCTACGAAGGCACACAGGAAGTCCAGCGTTTGGTCATTTCCCGTATGGTCACAAAATAA
- a CDS encoding acyl-CoA dehydrogenase, whose protein sequence is MDLHFTDEQLMMRNMVRDFAKEEIMPFIERMEEGEFPTDIIKKMGGLGLMGITAPEKYGGSEMDFTSYITAIHELSKASGVIGVILSVHTSVGTNPIINFGTEEQIAKYVPKLATGEYLGAFCLTEPSAGSDAAALKTRAVKKDGKYILNGSKVYITNGGEADTYIVFASTNPEAGPRGISAFIVEKDFPGFVVGKDERKMGLHGSRTVQLTFENMEVPAENLLGEEGKGFSIAMANLNAGRIGIAAQALGIAEAAYDYAVAYAKEREQFGKPIAQQQGIGFKLADMATQVEAAKLLVYNAADMYAKGIECNKESSMAKLFASKAAMDITTEAIQVYGGYGYTKDYPVERLFRDAKVTEIYEGTSEIQRIVISKQLLK, encoded by the coding sequence ATGGACCTGCATTTTACAGATGAACAATTAATGATGCGCAATATGGTGCGCGATTTTGCAAAAGAAGAAATTATGCCTTTTATCGAACGCATGGAAGAAGGCGAATTCCCGACGGATATCATCAAGAAAATGGGCGGGCTCGGACTCATGGGCATCACCGCGCCTGAAAAATACGGTGGCTCGGAAATGGATTTCACTTCTTATATCACGGCCATCCACGAACTGTCTAAAGCAAGCGGTGTCATCGGGGTCATTCTGTCGGTTCATACTTCGGTCGGCACTAACCCGATCATCAATTTTGGGACAGAAGAGCAAATTGCAAAATACGTTCCGAAATTGGCAACGGGCGAATATTTAGGTGCCTTCTGTTTGACGGAGCCATCCGCCGGATCCGATGCAGCGGCGTTGAAAACACGTGCTGTTAAAAAGGATGGAAAATATATCCTGAACGGTTCGAAAGTCTATATCACCAATGGCGGCGAAGCCGATACGTATATCGTGTTCGCATCGACCAATCCGGAAGCAGGCCCTCGCGGAATTTCCGCCTTTATCGTGGAAAAAGATTTCCCAGGGTTTGTTGTCGGAAAAGATGAAAGAAAAATGGGGCTGCACGGTTCGCGGACTGTGCAATTGACGTTTGAGAATATGGAAGTGCCGGCTGAAAACCTGCTTGGGGAAGAAGGCAAAGGCTTTTCGATCGCCATGGCGAACTTAAATGCCGGGCGCATCGGCATTGCCGCACAAGCTTTGGGCATCGCAGAAGCTGCATATGATTACGCAGTAGCTTATGCAAAAGAGCGTGAACAGTTCGGAAAACCAATTGCCCAGCAACAAGGCATCGGGTTCAAACTTGCCGATATGGCGACGCAAGTCGAAGCGGCTAAACTGCTCGTCTACAACGCAGCCGATATGTATGCAAAAGGTATCGAGTGCAATAAGGAATCGTCAATGGCGAAGCTGTTCGCTTCAAAAGCGGCGATGGACATCACGACGGAAGCCATCCAAGTTTACGGCGGCTACGGCTACACGAAAGACTATCCGGTCGAGCGTTTATTCCGCGACGCCAAAGTCACGGAAATCTATGAAGGCACGAGTGAAATCCAGCGCATCGTCATCAGCAAACAACTACTAAAATAA